A region of Sesamum indicum cultivar Zhongzhi No. 13 linkage group LG7, S_indicum_v1.0, whole genome shotgun sequence DNA encodes the following proteins:
- the LOC105166205 gene encoding glucan endo-1,3-beta-glucosidase, acidic-like codes for MATASHHFMYVMFILGLLIMVSLDFAVAQTGVCYGRLGNNLPSSSDVVALYNQNNIRRMRIYDPHQPTLQALRGSNIELMLGVPNTDLQNVAASQANANTWVQNNVRNYPNVRFRYIAVGNEVSPLRGDTSQYVQFVLPALQNIQNAISAAGLGNQIKVSTAVETGVLGNAYPPADGVFRPKVAQYLNGIIRFLVNNRAPLLVNIYPYFSYISNKAQISLQYALFTSDGVVVPGGIRYQNLFYAILDAMYAALEKSGGSSLEIVVSESGWPSAGGDSTSIDNARTYNTNLIQRVKNGTPKRPGRAIETYIFAMFDENQKNPEYEKHFGIFSPDRRAKYPINFN; via the exons ATGGCTACTGCCTCGCATCATTTCATGTATGTAATGTTCATCTTGGGGCTGCTCATAATGGTCAGCCTCGACTTCGCAG TTGCTCAGACAGGCGTTTGCTACGGAAGACTTGGGAATAATCTGCCTTCTTCGTCAGATGTTGTGGCTCTATACAACCAGAACAATATACGACGGATGAGAATCTACGATCCCCACCAGCCGACTCTCCAAGCTCTCAGAGGCTCCAACATTGAGCTAATGCTAGGTGTCCCAAACACCGATCTCCAAAACGTTGCTGCCAGCCAAGCCAACGCCAACACTTGGGTCCAAAACAACGTAAGAAATTACCCGAATGTCAGGTTTAGGTACATCGCTGTAGGAAACGAAGTCAGCCCGTTGAGGGGAGACACTTCTCAGTATGTCCAATTTGTTCTCCCGGCCCTGCAAAACATTCAGAATGCTATTTCTGCAGCTGGCCTGGGGAACCAAATCAAAGTCTCCACTGCCGTCGAGACAGGTGTTCTTGGAAACGCGTATCCTCCGGCAGATGGGGTCTTCAGGCCCAAAGTTGCACAATATCTCAATGGGATCATTCGTTTCTTAGTGAACAATCGTGCCCCTCTACTCGTCAACATATATCCTTACTTTTCTTATATTAGCAATAAAGCACAGATCAGTCTCCAATACGCTCTTTTTACGTCTGACGGGGTCGTTGTGCCTGGGGGGATACGGTATCAAAATCTTTTCTACGCGATCTTGGATGCAATGTATGCAGCACTAGAGAAGAGTGGCGGATCGTCCCTGGAAATTGTGGTGTCAGAGAGTGGTTGGCCATCTGCCGGAGGAGACTCGACTTCCATTGATAATGCTAGAACGTACAACACGAATTTGATTCAACGTGTGAAAAATGGGACGCCTAAGAGGCCTGGACGGGCTATAGAAACGTATATTTTCGCAATGTTTGATGAGAATCAGAAGAACCCTGAATATGagaagcattttgggatatTTTCTCCGGACAGACGAGCTAAGTATCCGATCAATTTTAACTAG